In a genomic window of Oreochromis aureus strain Israel breed Guangdong linkage group 13, ZZ_aureus, whole genome shotgun sequence:
- the lrit1a gene encoding leucine-rich repeat, immunoglobulin-like domain and transmembrane domain-containing protein 1a — translation MFLVLLLGLYVATGQLFPPVSACPSQCSCFYHNLSDGSKARSVICNDPDISLVPVGFPVDTSKLRIEKTSIQRIPSEAFNYLSNLEFLWMSFNTLSALNPDSFRGLYNLEELRLDGNALTAFPWESLMDMPSLRLLDLHNNQLTSLPAEATTYIKNLTYLDLSSNSLVTLPAEVLSNWLAAKPAQGPDSSKMILGLHDNPWVCDCRLYDLVQFQKSPTLSVAFIDTRLRCSAPESVSGVLFSDAELRRCQLPRIHTAVARVRSAVGNNVLLRCGTIGVPIPDLTWRRADGRALNGTVQQETSKEGITWSILSVPAVSYRDSGKFICKATNYAGNAEAVISLVVSNSPKPEGNQTNNDRKPKIKKPNQMGKAAYQEKLVARYVAPTSAPSSLPALDPGLLPGVGPDPGLSSYSLAEGATPGSATSPNSDALLDLEKTNLSNLAANASSLQQDPDRVVRSVKVVGDTDNTISLNWRAPKAKNTTAFSVLYAVFGERDMRKINVGAGQNRVTIDGLVPRTKYIACVCVKGLIPKKEQCVIFSTDEAASATGTQKLINVIVITVACIIAVPLTVIVCCGALKRRIQKYWGKKSKDIQDSYVTFETLSPGTKAKGLEGEYLNRLNPEESNRLLSARSSLDSEATAKIEGQPNEYFC, via the exons ATGTTCCTCGTCCTGCTGCTGGGGCTCTACGTGGCCACGGGTCAACTTTTTCCCCCAGTGAGCGCCTGCCCTTCGCAGTGCAGCTGCTTTTACCACAACCTGAGTGATGGATCAAAGGCGAG GAGCGTGATTTGCAATGATCCCGATATATCTCTCGTGCCTGTCGGGTTTCCTGTTGACACCTCCAAGCTGCGGATTGAGAAGACATCCATCCAGCGGATACCCAGCGAAGCCTTCAACTACCTCTCCAATTTGGAATTCTTGTGGATGTCTTTTAACACGCTGTCCGCCTTGAACCCGGACAGTTTCCGGGGGCTTTATAACCTGGAAGAGCTTCGGCTGGACGGGAATGCCCTTACCGCCTTTCCTTGGGAATCTCTCATGGATATGCCCAGCCTCAGACTTCTCGATTTGCACAACAACCAGCTCACCTCCCTGCCCGCAGAGGCCACCACTTACATCAAGAACCTCACCTACTTGGATCTGTCCAGCAACAGCCTGGTGACCCTACCTGCAGAAGTGCTGTCCAATTGGCTGGCTGCAAAGCCTGCACAAGGGCCAGACAGCTCCAAGATGATACTCG GTCTCCATGACAACCCCTGGGTGTGTGACTGCCGGCTCTATGACCTGGTGCAGTTCCAGAAGTCTCCGACTCTTTCAGTGGCTTTCATCGACACGAGACTACGATGTTCAGCTCCGGAGAGTGTGTCAGGGGTCCTGTTCAGCGACGCAGAGCTTCGCCGCTGTCAGCTTCCACGTATCCACACAGCTGTGGCACGAGTAAGGAGCGCTGTTGGAAACAATGTGCTGCTCCGGTGTGGGACCATTGGCGTCCCCATCCCAGACTTGACATGGCGCAGGGCAGACGGACGAGCCCTCAATGGAACAG TCCAGCAGGAAACCTCAAAAGAAGGAATCACCTGGTCAATCCTCAGTGTACCAGCAGTGTCCTACCGTGATTCAGGGAAATTCATCTGCAAGGCCACTAACTACGCAGGGAATGCAGAGGCTGTCATTTCCCTCGTTGTCTCCAACTCGCCAAAACCAGAGGGGAACCAAACCAACAATGACAGGAAGCCCAAAatcaaaaaaccaaaccaaatggGCAAAGCTGCCTACCAGGAGAAACTGGTGGCCAGATATGTGGCTCCAACCTCTGCCCCATCATCCTTGCCAGCCCTGGATCCTGGCCTTCTGCCTGGTGTTGGGCCTGATCCTGGACTATCCAGTTACAGCCTGGCTGAAGGAGCCACCCCAGGGTCTGCCACCTCCCCCAACTCAGATGCACTGCTGGATCTGGAAAAGACAAATCTAAGTAACTTGGCAGCTAATGCCTCATCGTTACAGCAGGACCCGGACAGAGTGGTCCGCTCAGTAAAAGTTGTAGGGGACACAGACAATACAATTTCTCTAAACTGGAGAGCCCCGAAAgccaaaaacacaacagcatttAGTGTGCTCTATGCGGTGTTTGGAGAGAGGGACATGAGAAAGATCAATGTTGGAGCTGGGCAGAACCGCGTAACCATCGATGGTTTGGTGCCCAGGACCAAGTAcattgcttgtgtgtgtgtgaagggtcTGATCCCCAAGAAGGAGCAGTGTGTCATATTTTCCACTGATGAAGCAGCTAGTGCTACTGGTACCCAGAAGCTGATTAATGTTATTGTGATCACAGTGGCCTGTATCATTGCAGTCCCGCTCACTGTTATTGTATGCTGCGGGGCACTGAAGAGACGCATTCAGAAGTACTGGGGAAAGAAATCAAAAGACATCCAAGATTCATATGTTACATTTGAAACACTCTCACCCGGCACAAAGGCCAAAGGGCTCGAGGGTGAGTATTTGAACAGACTGAATCCCGAGGAGTCCAACCGGCTGCTGTCAGCCCGCTCCAGCCTGGACTCGGAGGCCACAGCTAAGATAGAGGGACAGCCTAATGAGTACTTCTGCTGA
- the lrit2 gene encoding leucine-rich repeat, immunoglobulin-like domain and transmembrane domain-containing protein 2, with the protein MDIICYLLVIVLINIQACETFSQCLRGCSCVEDRHGRSLICMEESAFGAIPQDLPHELTKIRIEKSQFTEIPRGAFSKTLTLENLWLNFNEITLINSKGLEGLRNLTELRLQGNKLRSVPWTAFEDTPALKILDLKHNQLDVLPEHALRFLPGLTYLDLSFNRLTVISKEVFQNWPLYQKLQNMEEREATISGPNVVLALHDNAWLCDCRLKGFVEFIRSLSPPIILMNSYLTCSGPDFRAGKFFHEIELQACMKPEVSTPSANISLPQGANVTLRCIAKARPDPSVWWTYGLKIIRGFHESQERADDDTISSLLVIPSLHAADHGVYTCTAVNFIGNSSVSIFLEVRSGGSSQSSLLPAVPRAGDENVYIDIRIAKQTIRGISIEWFAALERPTETWFTIHFGRADADKKEIIYIGPGINSYSISDLMPATKYEICVTLKNHAPRPEQCVIFVTGSDITEMEQREKLIHIVVIVLAMVLAVPIGMYACTTDTRLACLDGIMESWKNRRRDRGSAGGMERERQGTFDSLQAASDEGLVNKDSSEDRKVRRRSDDRLNKAKADHSRLTAELY; encoded by the exons ATGGACATAATTTGTTACCTGCTTGTTATAGTTTTAATAAACATTCAGGCTTGTGAAACTTTTTCTCAGTGTTTACGCGGGTGCAGCTGTGTAGAAGACCGACATGGAAG GTCATTAATATGTATGGAGGAGAGCGCATTTGGGGCTATACCACAGGACCTTCCACATGAGTTGACAAAAATACGAATTGAAAAGTCTCAGTTTACTGAAATACCCAGAGGGGCTTTCTCAAAAACATTGACATTGGAGAACTTGTGGTTGAACTTTAATGAAATCACACTGATAAACTCAAAGGGTCTGGAGGGTTTGAGGAACTTAACCGAGCTCCGTTTGCAAGGCAATAAGCTACGTTCAGTACCATGGACAGCATTCGAGGACACGCCGGCTCTCAAGATCCTGGATCTGAAGCACAACCAGCTGGACGTCTTACCGGAGCATGCGTTAAGGTTTTTGCCAGGTCTGACTTACTTAGACTTATCCTTCAATCGTCTTACGGTGATATCGAAGGAGGTCTTCCAAAACTGGCCTCTCTACCAAAAATTACAGAACATGGAGGAGCGGGAGGCGACAATATCTGGGCCGAACGTCGTCCTGGCACTCCACGACAACGCCTGGCTCTGCGATTGTCGCCTAAAGGGATTTGTGGAGTTCATCAGGTCTCTGAGCCCTCCGATTATATTGATGAACTCCTACTTGACCTGCTCAGGGCCGGACTTTAGGGCGGGCAAGTTCTTCCATGAGATAGAGCTACAGGCATGCATGAAACCCGAAGTCAGCACCCCATCAGCCAACATCAGCCTGCCACAGGGCGCCAACGTCACCCTGCGATGTATCGCCAAAGCAAGGCCAGACCCTTCAGTGTGGTGGACATATGGTCTGAAGATAATCAGAGGATTTCATG AATCTCAAGAAAGAGCTGATGATGACACCATCAGTTCCCTCCTGGTGATCCCCTCTCTCCATGCAGCTGATCATGGTGTCTACACCTGCACCGCTGTCAACTTCATTGGAAACTCCTCTGTCAGCATCTTTCTAGAGGTGCGGTCTGGAGGAAGCTCCCAGTCTTCACTCCTCCCAGCTGTACCGCGGGCTGGTGATGAAAATGTCTACATCGACATCCGCATCGCCAAGCAAACAATACGGGGTATCTCCATTGAGTGGTTTGCTGCCCTAGAACGTCCCACTGAAACCTGGTTCACGATCCACTTTGGTCGTGCAGATGctgataaaaaagaaataatctaCATTGGACCTGGGATTAATTCTTACTCCATCTCTGACCTGATGCCTGCAACTAAATATGAAATCTGTGTAACCCTCAAGAATCACGCACCACGCCCAGAACAGTGCGTCATTTTTGtaacaggaagtgacatcacTGAGATGGAACAGAGGGAGAAGCTGATACATATAGTGGTGATAGTTTTAGCCATGGTGCTGGCAGTGCCTATAGGTATGTATGCATGCACCACTGACACCAGGTTGGCCTGTTTGGACGGTATAATGGAGAGCTGGAAGAAccgaaggagagacagaggctCAGCAGGAGGCATGGAAAGGGAGAGGCAGGGTACCTTCGACAGTCTGCAGGCCGCCAGTGATGAGGGCCTGGTTAATAAAGATTCCAGTGAAGACAGGAAGGTGAGGAGGAGGTCAGATGACAGACTGAATAAGGCCAAAGCTGACCACAGCAGACTCACAGCTGAACTATATTAA
- the cdhr1a gene encoding cadherin-related family member 1 → MTLFFRMKHVRILHLLLLFVFVHACFAQADFAPYFYDNGPYSYNGNLALFSLSEDTAVGTQIYRLNGTDPEGQEVRYGLSFDPGSKEYFRVDPKSGNITLVEKLDREKQDSIDVLVSITDGQSKVVERVTIFVMDANDEKPEFQNMPAIIDVLETTESGSSIYKVEAVDRDTGSGGSVTYYLQSAQSTLFAIDRHSGVLRIKSGEMLDYEKAKTHFVIVIAKDGGGSFNGKEQFMSSSATLTINVIDAQDTLPSFIGTPYFGYVYEISVPGSEIFTVEARDGDVGNPNPIRYSFDDGDDGVFSINKTSGCITLLTLPIYLKREIFNIKVRASEVSPEGRLMDYEVTTVVIRVVDLNNNPPTFYGENGPQSTFELTMYEHPPEGEILRGLKITVNDSDQGANAKFNLRLIGPGRMLRVVPQTVLNEAQVTILVEDSAAMDYEKYHFLTYKLLAVEIDTPEKFSATADIVIHLLDTNDNAPKFSSDYYIARIPENSPGGSNVVTVTAFDPDSGPWGEVKYSIYGSGAELFLIKPDSGIIYTQPWASLDAEVRSKYNFYVKAEDTEGKYNLAEVFVTVLDLNDHSPAFYDNFLEKTMVIGAPVKIEAVDDDAEVPNNVIEYAIMKAEPENNIFDINADTGEIMLKSYIKSMAIIQNITKKRDCTWSLVVQARDRGHPSLTTTAVVKIDITEATQLKGGPLGSFLMQNRNKPLQILGMLAGIISLMIIVTVLISTATFMRNKKSNRILPNRRVKRRPKTQHTWLFKNPLKRPETNEQKFKVKEEEREPEVIVENVNHNNNAGRILRRWPPPPPPCAPPPPFCLPVERQWVVPTVSATVAPKPLKKAVVTRQDSVNKALVSELKMKLEQKRKSGH, encoded by the exons ATGACTTTATTCTTTAGAATGAAGCATGTAAGGATACTACATTTGCTActactttttgtgtttgtgcatgccTGCTTTG CACAAGCAGATTTTGCTCCATATTTCTACGACAATGGGCCCTACAGTTACAATGGAAACCTGGCCTTGTTCAGCCTCTCAGAGGACACTGCTGTTG GTACACAAATTTATCGTCTTAATGGCACAGATCCTGAAGGCCAGGAGGTGAGGTACGGCCTTTCCTTTGATCCAGGGTCCAAAGAGTACTTCAGGGTCGACCCCAAATCTGGAAATATTACATTAGTAGAAAAGCTGGACAGAGAG AAACAAGACTCTATTGATGTTCTTGTCAGCATCACTGATGGGCAAAGCAAG GTTGTGGAAAGAGTGACAATATTTGTAATGGATGCAAATGATGAAAAGCCCGAATTCCAAAACATGCCTGCGATCATTGATGTACTGGAA ACAACAGAGTCTGGAAGCAGTATCTACAAAGTTGAGGCAGTGGACAGAGACACAGGCTCAGGGGGCTCGGTCACCTACTACCTGCAG AGTGCTCAGTCCACTCTGTTTGCCATCGACAGACACAGTGGAGTCCTTCGTATCAAATCTGGAGAAATGCTGGACTATGAGAAAGCAAAGACACACTTTGTCATTGTTATCGCAAAG GATGGTGGTGGTAGCTTTAATGGGAAGGAGCAGTTTATGTCCTCCTCAGCTACCCTGACGATTAATGTGATTGATGCTCAAGACACTCTGCCATCTTTCATTGGGACACCCTACTTTGGCTATGTTTATGAAATCTCAGTGCCA GGATCTGAAATATTCACTGTTGAGGCCCGAGATGGTGATGTGGGGAACCCAAATCCAATCCGCTATTCATTCGATGATG GTGATGACGGTGTTTTTAGTATCAATAAAACAAGTGGTTGCATCACCCTGTTGACTCTCCCCATTTATCTGAAGAGAGAAATCTTCAACATTAAAGTCAGG GCTTCAGAAGTAAGTCCTGAAGGCAGACTCATGGACTATGAGGTCACGACAGTGGTGATCCGTGTTGTGGACCTAAATAACAATCCGCCTACTTTCTATGGAGAGAACGGCCCACAGAGCACGTTTGAGTTGACCATGTATGAGCATCCACCCGAGGGAGAGATCCTCCGGGGGCTGAAAATCACCGTCAATGACTCTGATCAG GGTGCAAATGCTAAATTCAATCTGAGACTGATTGGACCAGGAAGAATGCTGCGAGTTGTCCCTCAGACTGTACTCAACGAGGCCCAGGTCACAATCTTAGTAGAAGACTCTGCTGCTATGGACTATGAGAAATACCATTTTCTAACATACAAG ctCCTTGCGGTTGAGATTGACACACCAGAGAAATTCAGCGCTACAGCAGACATCGTCATTCATCTCCTGGACACCAATGACAACGCTCCCAAATTCTCTTCAGATTACTACATTGCCAGAATTCCAGAAAATTCACCCGGTGGCTCCAACGTGGTCACAGTCACG GCATTTGACCCAGACTCAGGACCTTGGGGAGAAGTGAAGTACTCTATCTATGGATCAGGGGCTGAGCT GTTCCTGATCAAACCTGACTCTGGGATCATCTACACACAGCCATGGGCAAGCCTGGATGCTGAGGTGAGGTCCAAGTATAACTTCTATGTGAAGGCAGAGGACACAGAGGGGAAATACAACCTGGCTGAAGTCTTTGTGACTGTGTTGGACTTGAATGACCACTCACCTGCTTTCTATGATAACTTCCTTGAGAAGACCATGGTCATTGGAGCTCCAGTGAAAATAGAG GCTGTGGATGATGATGCAGAGGTCCCCAACAACGTTATCGAGTATGCCATCATGAAAGCTGAGCCAGAAAACAATATCTTTGACATTAACGCTGACACAGGCGAGATCATGCTGAAGTCCTACATCAAGTCAATGgccatcattcagaacatcACCAAGAAGAGAGACTGCACCTGGTCGCTGGTGGTGCAGGCCCGTGACCGAGGCCATCCATCCCTCACCACCACCGCCGTCGTCAAGATTGACATCACTGAAGCT ACTCAACTCAAAGGGGGGCCTTTGGGATCATTTTTAATGCAGAATAGAAACAAGCCTTTGCAAATCCTAGGTATGCTTGCTGGTATCATTAGTCTCATGATCATAGTGACGGTCCTCATCTCCACCGCAACATTCATGCGCAACAAAAAGTCCAACCGGATCCTGCCCAATCGCCGCGTGAAGAGAAGGCCGAAGACACAGCACACCTGGCTTTTTAAAAACCCCTTAAAGAGACCCGAAACGAACGAACAGAAATTTAAGGTTAAAGAGGAAGAGCGGGAACCAGAGGTAATCGTGGAGAATgtcaaccacaacaacaacgcTGGCAGGATTTTGAGACGGTGGCCACCGCCCCCTCCACCCTGTGCACCTCCACCACCTTTTTGCCTCCCGGTGGAGAGGCAGTGGGTCGTCCCCACAGTCTCAGCAACCGTGGCACCCAAACCTCTAAAGAAGGCAGTGGTGACCAGGCAGGACTCTGTGAACAAAGCGCTGGTTTCAGAGCTCAAGATGAAGCTGGAGCAGAAGAGAAAGTCAGGTCATTAA
- the chst3a gene encoding carbohydrate sulfotransferase 3a — MTSYDQQKSTVELTLQREDLRMKTKYAIVFICIVALVIIEKESNILSRVSDRLIQRQMPQQQDFSNITQKGSLMALKMLLSRLSGTRRDSSNFSEEEEEEELDDSGTYSYAGGRKHVLLLATTRTGSSFVGEFFNQHGENMFYLFEPLWHVERMLTPAAEANNGTLLSGIYRDVLQGLFLCDFSPLEKFISPPPQDHVTPSLFRRESSLSLCEERVCSPVIRDVFERYRCKSRRCGPLNLTLASESCLSKQHHAIKTVRVHQLDTLQPLVEDPRLDIKVIQLVRDPRAILASRMVAFSSKYHTWKAWAQNGQVPEDDEEVKRLKGNCDHIRMSAEVGLSQPHWLRNRYMLVRYEDIALYPMQKAEEMYKFAGIPFSSLAREWILRNTQTTQKASGIYSTQKNSSEQAEKWRFTIPFTLAQVVQRVCGPTMKLFGYRFVNDEMTLTNKSISLLEDRLFN, encoded by the exons ATGACAAGCTATGACCAACAGAAAAGCACTGTAGAGCTCACATTGCAAAGGGAAGACTTAAGAATGAAGACCAAGTATGCAATCGTCTTTATCTGTATTGTGGCCCTGGTCATCATTGAAAAGGAAAGCAACATCCTCTCTAG GGTCTCTGACAGAttgatccagaggcagatgCCGCAGCAGCAGGATTTCAGCAACATAACACAAAAGGGCTCCTTGATGGCACTCAAAATGCTGCTGTCGCGACTCTCTGGTACAAGAAGGGATAGCTCAAATTTctcagaggaagaagaggaggaagaactgGATGATTCGGGGACATACAGCTACGCCGGTGGCCGTAAGCATGTATTACTCTTGGCCACCACACGGACAGGTTCCTCATTTGTGGGGGAATTTTTTAACCAGCACGGGGAGAACATGTTCTATCTGTTTGAGCCACTGTGGCACGTCGAGCGCATGCTGACCCCGGCTGCAGAGGCAAACAATGGGACGTTGTTGTCGGGAATTTACCGAGATGTACTCCAGGGGCTTTTCCTGTGTGATTTCTCACCTCTTGAGAAGTTCATCTCTCCCCCACCTCAGGACCATGTCACCCCATCTCTTTTCCGCAGAGAGTCTAGTTTATCACTCTGTGAAGAACGGGTCTGCAGTCCTGTAATCAGAGATGTTTTTGAGAG GTATCGCTGTAAGAGTCGTCGCTGTGGGCCACTGAACCTAACTCTTGCATCTGAATCCTGCCTTTCCAAACAACATCATGCCATTAAGACTGTTCGTGTGCATCAGTTGGACACACTACAGCCTTTGGTAGAGGACCCTCGCTTAGATATCAAAGTTATCCAGCTAGTTCGAGATCCAAGAGCTATCTTAGCATCGCGCATGGTGGCATTCTCTTCAAAATATCACACGTGGAAGGCTTGGGCGCAGAACGGCCAGGTGCCCGAAGATGACGAGGAGGTGAAGAGGCTCAAAGGAAACTGTGATCACATTAGGATGTCCGCAGAGGTTGGACTGAGCCAACCTCACTGGCTCAGGAACCGCTACATGCTGGTCCGCTATGAGGATATCGCCCTCTACCCTATGCAAAAGGCAGAGGAGATGTACAAGTTTGCAGGGATACCATTTAGTTCCCTGGCCAGGGAGTGGATACTGAGGAACACCCAGACCACACAGAAAGCCAGCGGGATTTACTCCACTCAGAAGAACTCATCAGAGCAGGCAGAGAAATGGAGATTTACAATTCCCTTTACATTGGCTCAGGTAGTGCAGAGAGTGTGTGGACCCACCATGAAGCTGTTCGGGTACAGATTTGTGAATGATGAAATGACACTGACCAACAAGTCCATTAGTTTGCTTGAGGATagattatttaattaa